The Zavarzinia compransoris genome contains the following window.
GGGGATGCAGGTGCGCCCGCGCCCCGACCGACGAGGTGTTCACGATCAGCCCCTTGCCGGCCTTGATCAGCAGAGGAATGCCGTAGACGCTGGCGACATAGGAGGAGCGCAGCCCGACATCGATCTGCTGCTGCCATTCCTCCAGCCCGCGTTCCCAGAAATTCCCCGGCAGGGCCGAGAAATCCTGCATCGCGAAGGCATTGTTGACGAGGACGTGCAGCCTGCCCTGTTCCGCCTCGATGCGCTCGAAGACGGCCTTGGTCTGGGCGTCGTCCAGGTGGTCGCAGGCGACCGCGATGCCCCTGCCGCCGGCGGCATCGATCGCGGCGGCGGTCTCGTGGATGGTGCCCGGCCAATTGCCGGTCGGCGCATCCTTGCTGCGCCCGGTGACATAGACGGTATCGCCGGCGGCGCCAAGCGCGATGGCGATGCCCCGGCCAAGGCCCCGGCTGGCGCCGGTGACCACGGAAACCCGACCCGAACCCATATCATCCTCCCTTTATTTCGGGGGATTCTCGGGCAAGATCGATCCCGCGCATCGTCCATACAAACTATAAGGTAAGAGGGGAGTACAGATGGAAACCATCCGGGTGGCCGCCAACGGCCTGGATTTCGAGGTCGATCAGGCCGGCAGCGGCGATAAATTCGCCCTGCTGCTGCACGGTTTCCCCGAGTCGAAATTTTCCTGGCGGGCCCAGATCCCCGTCTTCGCCGAGCGCGGCTATACGGTCTGGGCGCCGAACCTGCGCGGCTACGGCAATACCACGCGGCCGGCCGGCCGGTCCAATTACACCCTGGACCACCTGACCGAGGATGTCGCCGGCCTGATCGACGCGGCCCGCGCCCGCGGCATCAAGGGGCCGGTGACCCTGGTCGCCCACGACTGGGGCGGCGCCATCGCCTGGGCCTTCGTGCTGCGCGGGCTGCGGCCGCTGGAGCGCTTCGTGATCCTGAACATGCCGCACCCGGTGCCCTTCTTCAAGGCGCTGAAGACCTTCGCCCAGTTGCGCCGGTCCTGGTACATGTTCTTCTTCCAGCTGCCATGGCTGCCCGAGCTTTTCCTCGGCGCGCGGGGCGCCAAGGCGGTGGGCGATGCTTTCCGCGGCATGGCGGTGGACAAGAGCCGCTTCCCCGACGAGGTGCTGGCGGAATACCGGAAGAATGCCCTGAAGCCGGGCGCGCTCACCGCCATGCTCAATTACTACCGCGCCAATATCAGGATCGGCGGCGCCAAGCTGCCGCCCGCGCCGGTGGTCGAGGTGCCGACCCTGATGATCTGGGGCGAGGCCGATACCGCGCTCGGCAAGGAAACCACCTATGGCACCGATAAATTGGTGAAGGACCTGACCCTGCGCTATCTGCCCGCCGTCTCCCATTGGGTGCAGCAGGAGGCGCCGGAAACGGTGAACGCCATGATCGCCGCCTGGCTGGACGGCAAAACGGTGCCGGAAGCGCGCGATATCGTCCATACGGGCGAGGCGGCGAGGCCGGCGACCGCCTAACCTTCCCCGAAACAAGGGAGGGAAACATGGCCGATACAATCGAAAGCCTGGCGCGCCGCCTGCGCCAGGTCGAGGACAAGCTCGAGATCCTGGAACTCAAGCACCGCTACTGGCGCGCCTGCGACCGCAAGCAGCCGGAGATCGTCCGCGACTGCTTCCGCCCCGATGCGGTGATCGATGCCGCCTTCCTCGGCGTGCACGAGGGGCGCGACTCCTTCGTCGGCCTGTTCGAGATGGTCGGCTGCCGCGATGCCATCATCGACATGCACCACGGCCAGAACCCGGTGATCGCCTTCGACGGCGAGGACCGGGCCCAGGGCACCTGGGACCTCTATTTCTTCCAGATCAACCTGGAGACCCGCGGTACCTCCCAGGTCGCGGGCTATTACGAGGACGACTACGTCCGCGTCGACGGGCGCTGGTGGATCGCCCGCTCCGCCTTCCGCGTCACCTCGACGCTGATGAGCGAGGTGGACGAGGCGGGCGCCGGCCGGGTCACCCTGTTCGGGCGCTGATCCAGGGCGGTTTCCGGCAAAGTGGAAACCGGTTTGCCGTTGGAAACCGCCCCATTTGAAAACCTTTGATCGAAGCGCCGATTCAACGAATCGGCGCTTCGATCTAGTCCAAGGGGACGATGCCGGAGGGGCGCCGCCGGCAAGAATGGCCGAACATCCCCGGAAAAGGGGAGGCTTGCGGTGGAGGGAACATGAGCGGGGGCACGGGTAGCGGCGGGATCGCCGATGGCGCCACCTTCGATGTCATCGTCGTCGGCGCCGGCGCCGGCGGCATGCTGGCGGCGAACCGGGCCCACGACCTCGGGCTTTCCGTCCTCCTGATCGAGAAGAGCGACCGTTTCGGCGGCACCTCCGCCGTCTCGGGCGGCGCCATCTGGGTGCCCTGCAACGACGATCTCGGCGCGCGCGACGACCGGGCGAAGGCGCTCGACTATCTCCGCACCTGCACCAAGGGCCAGGTGGCGGACGAGAAGCTGGCCGCCTATGTCGACAATGCGGCGCCCATGGTCCGCTACACGGCGGACAAGGTCGGCCTCGGCTTCAAGGCGGTGATGGAATATCCCGACTATTATCCGGACCGGCCGGGGGCGCTGCCGGGCGGGCGCACCATGGACCCGGACGCGGTCGACGGCGCCGACCTCGGCGAGGATTTCTATTCCCTGCGCGAACCCTATGCCCTGATGCGGCTGTTCGGCCGCATCTCGATGACCGTGTCCGAAGCCCGCGCCATCACCACCAAGAAAGCCGGCTGGCCGCTGGTGGTCGCCAAGGTCATCGCGCGCTATTGGGCCGATCTCGGCTGGCGCCTGAAGACGAAGCGCGACCGCCGCCTTGCCATGGGCAATGCGCTGGCCGGCGGCTTGCTGCGCGGCCTCGTCCGGCGGCGGGTGACGCGGGTGCTGAACACCCGCCTGGTCGATCTCGTCCGCGACGGCGAAGGCGTGACCGGGGTCACCGTCTCGCGCGACGGCGTTCCCCTGACCCTGAAGGCGCGGCGCGGCGTCATCCTCGCCGCCGGCGGCTTCGAGCGCAACCAGGGCATGCGCGAACAATATCTGCCCGG
Protein-coding sequences here:
- a CDS encoding SDR family NAD(P)-dependent oxidoreductase, whose product is MGSGRVSVVTGASRGLGRGIAIALGAAGDTVYVTGRSKDAPTGNWPGTIHETAAAIDAAGGRGIAVACDHLDDAQTKAVFERIEAEQGRLHVLVNNAFAMQDFSALPGNFWERGLEEWQQQIDVGLRSSYVASVYGIPLLIKAGKGLIVNTSSVGARAHLHPLPYGLSKIGQDKLAADMAPDLAPHNIAALSFWHGLVKTDRTLLGLEHFPQMFEGIGGYAGAESPGFGGRIIDALWRDADLMRLTGGTFYTSELALHYGLKDEGDHQPISFRQFFGAPLFEKAI
- a CDS encoding alpha/beta fold hydrolase, which produces METIRVAANGLDFEVDQAGSGDKFALLLHGFPESKFSWRAQIPVFAERGYTVWAPNLRGYGNTTRPAGRSNYTLDHLTEDVAGLIDAARARGIKGPVTLVAHDWGGAIAWAFVLRGLRPLERFVILNMPHPVPFFKALKTFAQLRRSWYMFFFQLPWLPELFLGARGAKAVGDAFRGMAVDKSRFPDEVLAEYRKNALKPGALTAMLNYYRANIRIGGAKLPPAPVVEVPTLMIWGEADTALGKETTYGTDKLVKDLTLRYLPAVSHWVQQEAPETVNAMIAAWLDGKTVPEARDIVHTGEAARPATA
- a CDS encoding nuclear transport factor 2 family protein, which translates into the protein MADTIESLARRLRQVEDKLEILELKHRYWRACDRKQPEIVRDCFRPDAVIDAAFLGVHEGRDSFVGLFEMVGCRDAIIDMHHGQNPVIAFDGEDRAQGTWDLYFFQINLETRGTSQVAGYYEDDYVRVDGRWWIARSAFRVTSTLMSEVDEAGAGRVTLFGR